From a region of the Opitutia bacterium genome:
- a CDS encoding HNH endonuclease gives MAYEIISYPEMCLKEGTSLQRGMNFRLHGKHSVILMSVRPNAPYADRVEEDGRVLIYEGHNENKTADCKYPELVDQPEFTKTGRPTENGKFKSAALAFKAGLRVPERVRVYEKIKDGIWSYNGVFHLEDAWVEQAEKRKVFKFKLTAVLGEEDDTQPVPAQPNPGRMIPTAVKREVWKRDGGKCAQCGTSKDLHFDHIIPWSKGGSSTDPQNIQLLCASHNLSKSDEIV, from the coding sequence ATGGCTTACGAGATCATCTCATACCCAGAGATGTGCCTCAAAGAGGGCACGAGCTTGCAGCGAGGAATGAACTTCCGGCTGCACGGGAAGCATTCGGTGATCTTGATGTCTGTGCGACCAAATGCCCCCTACGCCGATCGTGTTGAAGAAGACGGACGCGTGCTTATCTACGAAGGACACAACGAGAACAAGACGGCGGACTGCAAGTATCCGGAGTTGGTGGATCAGCCCGAATTCACGAAGACGGGTCGCCCAACTGAGAATGGCAAATTCAAGAGCGCAGCGTTGGCGTTCAAGGCTGGTTTGCGCGTCCCGGAACGCGTGCGAGTCTATGAAAAAATCAAGGACGGCATCTGGTCCTACAATGGCGTGTTTCACCTAGAAGATGCGTGGGTTGAGCAAGCGGAGAAAAGAAAGGTCTTTAAGTTCAAGCTGACTGCGGTTCTGGGAGAAGAAGATGATACGCAGCCAGTGCCTGCGCAGCCGAACCCGGGCCGAATGATACCTACGGCGGTAAAACGTGAGGTTTGGAAACGCGACGGGGGCAAGTGTGCGCAGTGTGGCACTTCCAAAGACCTGCACTTCGATCACATCATTCCTTGGTCAAAGGGTGGCTCTTCAACTGACCCGCAGAACATCCAGCTCCTCTGTGCTTCGCATAACCTGAGTAAGAGCGACGAAATTGTTTAA
- a CDS encoding helix-turn-helix transcriptional regulator, whose translation MGVPKKNNNLVGRRVKKARLALKPKLSQDALSGKLAARGVAIDRAGIAKLEAGSRYVSDFEVKALAAALGVSVGWLLGTES comes from the coding sequence GTGGGTGTTCCAAAAAAGAACAATAATCTCGTCGGGAGGCGGGTAAAAAAAGCTCGGCTGGCGCTCAAACCGAAGCTCTCGCAGGACGCGCTTTCTGGAAAGCTCGCAGCGAGAGGTGTCGCCATTGATCGAGCCGGAATTGCCAAACTCGAGGCGGGAAGCCGTTACGTTTCGGACTTTGAGGTGAAAGCTCTGGCTGCGGCGCTGGGCGTCTCGGTGGGTTGGTTGTTGGGAACGGAAAGCTGA
- a CDS encoding antibiotic biosynthesis monooxygenase: MNTEATASDDSGPIHVVITRRVRPGCEAQYQDALRSFFQSSFAHDGVLGASMIVPPPGSGSTEFGILRTFASARDRDAFYASPLFQEWNKTVAPFAEDDWTSRQLHGMEAWFRSPRSAPARWKMALLTWAAVWPATVAVRALLQPLLGATLPAVLFAGAVAAGVVVLLTWLLMPWLVRAARGWLQPPEHPKLGEARRYGRG; the protein is encoded by the coding sequence ATGAACACTGAAGCGACAGCGAGCGACGACAGCGGACCGATCCACGTGGTGATCACGCGCCGGGTGCGGCCCGGGTGCGAGGCGCAGTATCAGGACGCGCTGCGGAGCTTTTTCCAAAGCTCCTTCGCGCATGACGGCGTGCTCGGCGCGAGCATGATCGTGCCGCCGCCGGGGTCGGGCTCGACGGAGTTCGGCATCCTGCGGACGTTCGCGAGCGCGCGCGATCGCGATGCGTTCTATGCGTCGCCGCTGTTTCAGGAGTGGAACAAGACGGTGGCGCCGTTTGCGGAGGACGACTGGACCTCGCGGCAGTTGCACGGGATGGAAGCGTGGTTCCGCTCGCCGCGGAGCGCACCGGCGCGCTGGAAGATGGCGCTGCTGACCTGGGCGGCGGTGTGGCCCGCGACGGTCGCGGTGCGCGCGCTCCTGCAACCGCTGCTCGGCGCGACATTGCCCGCGGTGCTGTTCGCCGGCGCGGTGGCGGCGGGAGTGGTGGTGTTGCTGACGTGGCTGCTGATGCCGTGGCTCGTGCGCGCCGCGCGCGGCTGGCTGCAACCGCCGGAGCACCCGAAGCTCGGCGAGGCGCGGCGATACGGGCGCGGCTGA
- a CDS encoding DNA gyrase/topoisomerase IV subunit A, protein MSKKKPSKKPTDQAELPLDAASAAAAAPEDRGQKAADGDSKTETASSGPSSAISPPSSASAQPSAPSSQLSASADAPRRAKGEKVQDETAPLAKAYRNWFLDYASYVILDRAVPHLDDGLKPVQRRVLHTLWDMDDGRFHKVANVVGATMKLHPHGDASIGAALVGIAQRGWLIEPQGNFGNTMTGDEAAAPRYIEARLTPFAREVLFNPKTTTWQLSYDGRAKEPVTLPAKFPIALLEGADGIAVGLSTKILPHNFNDLCRAAINHLQGKTFRILPDFPTGGTADFAEYNDGERGGKVKVRAKIEARSKYLLAVTELPFGVTTESLIESILAANAKGKIKIKHVDDNTADSVEILIHLPQGSEPEKVIQQLYVFTSCQVQLNPAACVIVRGENGEDKPQFLGVREILKRSVDATKELLKRELEIKLGELEQQWHWDSLERIFIENRIYHRIEKSKTWESVLEEIRTGLKPFVKTLRREVTDEDITRLTEIRIKRISAYNRFQADEAIKKIEDGIKETKANLKNLTGYSVAWFEMLQEKYGKGIKRRTSYDEIEQIDASAVVSANQRLYVNRDDGFIGLNWRQHEFVTECTILDSVLTIMGDASLKVTKVADKVFMGRDIRHISIWPKDGDQKFYTMVYRDGPDGKTFAKKFQIGGLSRDKLYPLAKSEGSKLVWLHVADKEKDMPKNIHVSLDGRSGARVRELDFDLTSIPVSTRTSKGLTVTKWAVKEVKPNDLELK, encoded by the coding sequence ATGTCCAAGAAGAAACCGTCCAAGAAACCCACCGACCAAGCCGAGCTTCCGCTCGACGCCGCCAGTGCCGCCGCCGCTGCACCGGAGGACAGAGGGCAGAAGGCCGCAGACGGAGATTCGAAGACGGAAACCGCTTCATCCGGTCCGTCCTCCGCAATCAGTCCTCCGTCCTCCGCATCCGCCCAGCCCTCAGCTCCCAGCTCTCAGCTCTCAGCTTCCGCAGACGCCCCGCGCCGCGCCAAGGGCGAAAAGGTCCAGGACGAAACCGCGCCGCTCGCGAAAGCCTACCGCAACTGGTTCCTCGACTACGCCAGCTACGTCATCCTCGACCGCGCCGTCCCGCACCTCGACGACGGCCTGAAACCCGTCCAACGCCGCGTGCTCCACACGCTGTGGGACATGGACGACGGCCGCTTCCACAAGGTCGCCAACGTCGTCGGCGCCACGATGAAGCTGCACCCGCACGGCGACGCCTCCATCGGCGCCGCGCTCGTCGGCATCGCCCAACGCGGGTGGCTCATCGAGCCGCAAGGCAACTTCGGCAACACCATGACGGGCGACGAAGCCGCCGCCCCGCGTTACATCGAAGCGCGCCTGACGCCGTTCGCGCGCGAAGTGCTCTTCAACCCGAAGACGACGACGTGGCAGCTCAGCTACGACGGCCGCGCCAAGGAGCCCGTCACCCTCCCCGCCAAGTTCCCCATCGCGCTCCTCGAGGGCGCCGACGGCATCGCGGTCGGCCTGTCGACGAAGATTCTCCCGCACAATTTCAACGACCTCTGCCGCGCCGCGATCAATCACCTGCAAGGGAAAACCTTCCGCATCCTCCCCGACTTCCCGACGGGCGGCACCGCCGACTTCGCCGAATACAACGACGGCGAGCGCGGCGGCAAGGTGAAGGTCCGCGCCAAGATCGAAGCGCGCTCCAAGTATCTCCTCGCCGTCACCGAACTGCCCTTCGGCGTCACCACCGAATCGCTCATCGAGTCGATCCTCGCCGCCAACGCGAAGGGCAAGATCAAGATCAAGCACGTCGACGACAACACCGCCGACTCCGTCGAAATCCTCATCCACCTGCCGCAGGGCTCCGAGCCCGAGAAGGTCATCCAGCAGCTCTACGTGTTCACCAGCTGCCAGGTGCAGCTCAACCCCGCCGCCTGCGTCATCGTCCGCGGCGAGAACGGCGAGGACAAACCGCAGTTCCTCGGCGTCCGCGAAATCCTCAAGCGCTCGGTCGACGCCACCAAGGAGCTCCTCAAGCGCGAACTCGAGATCAAGCTCGGCGAACTCGAGCAGCAGTGGCACTGGGATTCGCTCGAGCGCATCTTCATCGAGAACCGCATCTACCACCGCATCGAGAAATCGAAGACGTGGGAAAGCGTGCTCGAGGAAATCCGCACGGGCTTGAAGCCCTTCGTGAAGACGCTCCGCCGCGAAGTGACAGACGAGGACATCACGCGACTCACCGAAATCCGCATCAAACGCATCTCCGCCTACAACCGTTTCCAAGCCGACGAGGCCATCAAGAAAATCGAGGACGGCATCAAGGAGACCAAGGCCAATCTCAAGAACCTCACCGGCTACTCCGTCGCGTGGTTCGAAATGTTGCAGGAAAAATACGGCAAGGGCATCAAACGCCGCACCAGCTACGACGAGATCGAGCAGATCGACGCCTCCGCCGTCGTCTCCGCCAACCAGCGCCTCTACGTCAACCGCGACGACGGCTTCATCGGCCTCAACTGGCGCCAGCACGAATTCGTCACCGAGTGCACGATCCTCGATAGCGTGCTCACGATCATGGGCGACGCCTCGCTCAAGGTCACGAAGGTCGCCGACAAGGTTTTCATGGGCCGCGACATTCGGCACATCTCCATCTGGCCGAAGGACGGCGACCAGAAGTTCTACACCATGGTCTACCGCGACGGCCCCGACGGGAAGACGTTCGCGAAGAAATTCCAGATCGGCGGCCTGAGCCGCGACAAGCTCTACCCGCTCGCCAAGAGCGAAGGCTCGAAGCTCGTGTGGCTGCACGTCGCCGACAAGGAGAAGGACATGCCGAAGAACATCCACGTGAGCCTCGACGGCCGCAGCGGCGCCCGCGTCCGCGAACTGGACTTCGATCTCACCTCCATCCCCGTCAGCACCCGCACCTCCAAAGGCCTCACGGTCACCAAGTGGGCCGTGAAGGAAGTGAAGCCGAACGATCTGGAGCTAAAGTAA
- a CDS encoding histidine kinase, whose protein sequence is MRPRFALPTLLAFALALVSAAGGRAEPDRERGLPLVRNFPPRVNGGLNQIWDGAVAPDGTVLFGNFDRVLEFDGQTWRQIAVPSGAYVRGLGVDAAGTVWVAGVNELGRIERGADGRRTFHSLRALVPKEAGDLGTLWQVHVTDQGIWFQGNTALLRWRDGKFDYWLTGERGIVLSFWLGDHLLVALTRGWMKPVEGGKWEELGDPADKLGNYFPHFAVPHPRGGWLMGLEGEHGVVAGLGRWDGRKLTLEPHPLDELFKSKRLYSGVRLGDGRYALGLLQGGAVLLDAQLNFQAWLNEDTGLESSTATSLTPDDQRDVLWVGSEWGVARAEVHPAYTWFGAANGLRRHASSAAFRWHGRLLASGAQGLNRLEPAAVPGGITRFARWSPIDDKIWAFKPAGDTLLVGALGGLWEIDAQGTARKIKSVTNIFAIAVTRASSDIAYTATLRGLYRWERHGAEWQQIGGTRDVRGNSIVEDRDGALWLGTDNQGVWRVEFPSGPGGGEPRAVNYGREAGLPVGEGGIGVAEVAGAPLFITPRGLYRFDAETKRFRAETAFGKAFTDGTLTARAIAQDGRGDFWVLAMPGGPIDPAAALQLGCVRDGVFIPVPLPDMQRLAGKASLYLDRVDGREVLWVLGQAEYLRIDLQEWRQRAPAPLGPTTLREIGLGDGRRAPLASDGPLQIGPGSATVRFRFAAPGLAGETDARYETRLVGFGDGATEVEARGERVFTNLPPGRYVFEARGRTGDGRWTVPVSVPLVVLAPWWQTLWAVAVYLVLGSLALFAYIRWRIRRLLRERTRLEDVIAQRTAELARKNAELERLHRLDQDEKLAARLAEEKAQLELLRYQLNPHFLYNSLNSIRALVYANAEAAGEMVTRLSEFCRWTLTRGGDGMTTVAEEVEMLHAYLDIERARWQEGLLTRVYVAPEARTVPVPQFLFLPLIENAIKYGGRTSPNVLEVAVTLKVEGEILVCEIANTGAWIGEKFTAPSAMNGDSTHIGLENLRRRLSRYYGPACRPHIVTEDGWVRVRLRLPMKPRVGSNPPV, encoded by the coding sequence GTGCGCCCACGTTTCGCTCTTCCGACTTTGCTCGCGTTCGCGCTCGCGCTCGTGAGTGCGGCGGGCGGGCGGGCGGAACCGGATCGCGAGCGGGGATTGCCGCTGGTGCGCAATTTTCCGCCGCGCGTGAACGGCGGTCTCAACCAGATCTGGGATGGCGCGGTCGCGCCCGACGGCACGGTGCTGTTCGGCAACTTCGATCGCGTGCTCGAATTCGATGGGCAAACTTGGCGCCAGATCGCGGTGCCCAGCGGCGCCTACGTGCGCGGACTCGGGGTCGACGCGGCGGGCACGGTGTGGGTCGCGGGCGTGAACGAACTCGGCCGCATCGAGCGCGGGGCGGATGGGCGCCGGACGTTTCACTCGTTGCGCGCGCTCGTGCCGAAGGAGGCCGGCGATCTCGGCACGCTGTGGCAGGTGCACGTCACCGACCAAGGCATCTGGTTCCAGGGCAACACGGCGCTGCTGCGGTGGCGCGATGGGAAATTCGACTACTGGCTGACCGGCGAGCGCGGCATCGTGCTGTCGTTCTGGCTCGGCGACCATCTGCTCGTGGCGTTGACGCGCGGCTGGATGAAACCGGTCGAGGGCGGCAAATGGGAGGAACTCGGCGATCCGGCGGACAAGCTCGGCAACTACTTTCCGCACTTCGCTGTGCCGCATCCGCGCGGCGGCTGGCTCATGGGCCTCGAAGGCGAGCACGGCGTGGTGGCGGGGCTCGGCCGCTGGGACGGCAGGAAGCTCACGCTCGAGCCGCACCCGCTCGACGAGCTGTTCAAGTCCAAGCGCCTCTACAGCGGCGTGCGCCTCGGCGACGGTCGCTATGCGCTGGGCTTGCTGCAGGGCGGCGCGGTGCTGCTCGATGCGCAGCTGAATTTCCAGGCGTGGCTCAACGAGGACACCGGGTTGGAGTCGAGCACCGCGACGAGCCTCACGCCGGACGACCAGCGCGACGTGCTTTGGGTCGGCTCGGAGTGGGGCGTGGCGCGCGCGGAGGTGCATCCCGCCTACACGTGGTTCGGCGCGGCCAACGGCTTGCGGCGGCACGCCTCGTCCGCGGCTTTCCGCTGGCACGGGCGCCTGCTCGCGAGCGGCGCGCAGGGACTCAATCGGCTCGAGCCGGCGGCGGTGCCGGGGGGCATCACGCGTTTCGCCCGCTGGTCGCCGATCGACGACAAGATCTGGGCGTTCAAGCCCGCGGGCGACACGCTGCTCGTGGGCGCGCTCGGCGGGTTGTGGGAGATCGATGCGCAAGGCACCGCGCGCAAGATCAAGTCCGTCACGAACATTTTCGCCATCGCCGTGACGCGCGCTTCGAGCGACATCGCCTACACGGCGACGCTGCGCGGCCTGTATCGTTGGGAGCGGCACGGTGCGGAGTGGCAGCAAATCGGCGGAACGCGGGACGTGCGCGGCAACTCGATCGTCGAGGATCGCGACGGCGCGCTCTGGCTCGGCACGGACAATCAAGGTGTGTGGCGCGTGGAGTTTCCGTCCGGCCCGGGCGGCGGGGAGCCGCGCGCGGTGAATTACGGTCGCGAGGCCGGACTGCCGGTCGGCGAGGGTGGGATCGGCGTGGCGGAGGTCGCCGGCGCGCCGCTGTTCATCACTCCGCGCGGGCTGTATCGCTTCGACGCGGAGACGAAGCGCTTCCGGGCGGAGACGGCTTTCGGCAAAGCCTTCACCGACGGCACGCTGACGGCGCGCGCGATCGCGCAGGACGGGCGCGGGGATTTTTGGGTGCTCGCGATGCCGGGCGGCCCGATCGATCCGGCGGCGGCGCTGCAACTCGGCTGCGTGCGCGACGGAGTGTTCATTCCCGTGCCGTTGCCCGACATGCAGCGACTCGCGGGCAAGGCGTCGCTCTACCTCGATCGCGTCGACGGACGGGAGGTGCTCTGGGTGCTCGGCCAGGCGGAATACCTGCGCATCGATTTGCAGGAATGGCGTCAACGCGCGCCCGCGCCGCTCGGGCCGACGACGTTGCGCGAGATCGGGCTCGGCGACGGACGCAGGGCGCCGCTCGCGAGCGACGGCCCGCTGCAAATCGGTCCCGGGAGCGCGACGGTGCGATTCCGTTTCGCGGCTCCGGGGCTGGCGGGAGAGACGGACGCGCGCTACGAAACGCGGCTCGTCGGCTTCGGCGACGGTGCGACGGAAGTGGAGGCGCGCGGCGAGCGGGTGTTCACGAATTTGCCGCCGGGGCGCTATGTGTTCGAGGCGCGCGGTCGCACGGGCGACGGACGTTGGACGGTGCCCGTGAGCGTGCCGCTCGTGGTGCTCGCGCCGTGGTGGCAGACGCTGTGGGCGGTGGCGGTTTACCTCGTGCTCGGTTCGCTCGCGCTGTTCGCCTACATCCGCTGGCGCATTCGTCGGCTGTTGCGGGAGCGCACGCGGCTGGAGGACGTGATCGCGCAGCGCACGGCGGAGCTGGCGCGCAAGAACGCGGAACTCGAGCGGTTGCACCGGCTCGACCAGGACGAGAAGCTCGCGGCGCGTCTGGCCGAGGAGAAGGCGCAGCTCGAGCTGCTGCGTTACCAGCTCAACCCGCACTTCCTCTACAACTCGCTCAATTCGATCCGCGCGCTCGTCTACGCCAACGCCGAGGCGGCCGGCGAGATGGTGACGCGCTTGTCGGAATTCTGCCGCTGGACGCTCACGCGCGGCGGCGACGGCATGACGACGGTGGCCGAGGAGGTCGAGATGCTCCACGCCTACCTCGATATCGAGCGCGCGCGCTGGCAGGAGGGATTGCTCACGCGCGTCTACGTGGCGCCCGAGGCGCGCACGGTGCCGGTGCCGCAATTCCTGTTTTTGCCGCTGATCGAGAACGCGATCAAATACGGCGGGCGCACGAGCCCGAACGTGCTCGAGGTTGCCGTGACCCTGAAGGTCGAAGGCGAGATTCTGGTCTGCGAGATCGCCAACACCGGCGCGTGGATCGGCGAGAAATTCACCGCGCCCTCGGCGATGAACGGCGATTCGACGCACATCGGACTCGAGAATCTGCGGCGGCGGTTGTCCCGCTACTACGGGCCGGCGTGCCGGCCGCACATCGTGACCGAGGACGGCTGGGTGCGCGTGCGGCTGCGGCTGCCGATGAAGCCGCGCGTGGGATCGAATCCGCCGGTGTGA
- a CDS encoding response regulator: MTPSHRLLARQMRKHFGDAPPDDPRLEAFLRAVESAYEQSDADRQLLDRAMKLSSDELSAAVESLRHQNALEHDVLEKLRSSIRALGAPDLAAAHGSNDVLELAAVMQQLVAERNASKAALEAAKEAAESSSRAKSEFLAVMSHEIRTPLNAVIGFASLMADAPEADHREHIDIIRRSGEHLLALINDILDFSKIEAGHLELAAAPFDLPQLCRDALDFVRQPAAAKQLALVSDGIEVLPARIVSDAARLRQVLTNLLSNAVKFTAAGRVILRVATTPRGAGWLLRCEVIDTGIGISAEHLPRLFRAFSQVDSSNVRQHGGTGLGLAISRRLAELMGGTLEVESTLGAGSRFILELPVGRVADAAPAAPVAAVTAAAGVLRILVVEDNENNRRLMRLGLEASGYAPVFAHDGRAALAALARPDDFDVVFMDLQMPEVDGFGVVAELRQTVPLLRPPYVIALTASVRPEDRDRVLAAGMHEFIAKPAPISEIRAALVRARDWLAARAG, encoded by the coding sequence ATGACGCCTTCGCACCGCCTCCTCGCGCGCCAGATGCGCAAGCATTTCGGCGACGCTCCGCCGGACGACCCGCGGCTGGAGGCGTTCCTGCGCGCCGTCGAGAGCGCCTACGAGCAGTCCGACGCCGACCGCCAGCTGCTCGACCGCGCGATGAAGCTCAGCTCCGACGAGCTCAGCGCCGCCGTCGAATCGCTCCGCCACCAAAACGCCCTCGAGCACGACGTGCTGGAGAAACTCCGCTCCTCCATCCGCGCCCTCGGCGCACCCGACCTCGCCGCCGCCCACGGCAGCAACGACGTCCTCGAACTCGCCGCCGTCATGCAGCAGCTCGTCGCCGAGCGCAACGCCAGCAAGGCCGCCCTCGAAGCCGCCAAGGAGGCCGCCGAGTCCTCCAGCCGCGCCAAGAGCGAGTTCCTCGCCGTGATGAGCCACGAGATCCGCACGCCGCTCAACGCCGTCATCGGCTTCGCCTCGCTCATGGCCGACGCCCCGGAAGCCGACCACCGCGAGCACATCGACATCATCCGCCGCAGCGGCGAGCACCTGCTCGCGCTCATCAACGACATCCTCGATTTCTCCAAGATCGAAGCCGGCCACCTCGAACTCGCCGCCGCGCCGTTCGACCTGCCGCAACTCTGCCGCGACGCCCTCGACTTCGTGCGCCAGCCGGCCGCCGCGAAGCAGCTCGCGCTCGTCTCCGACGGCATCGAGGTGCTGCCCGCCCGCATCGTCAGCGACGCCGCGCGACTCCGCCAAGTCCTCACGAACCTCCTCAGCAACGCCGTCAAATTCACTGCGGCCGGCCGCGTGATCTTGCGCGTCGCCACCACGCCGCGCGGCGCCGGCTGGTTGCTCCGCTGCGAGGTCATCGACACCGGCATCGGCATCAGCGCCGAACATTTGCCGCGCTTGTTCCGCGCGTTTTCCCAGGTCGACTCCTCCAACGTCCGCCAGCACGGCGGCACCGGTCTCGGCCTTGCCATCAGCCGCCGCCTCGCCGAACTCATGGGCGGCACGCTGGAGGTCGAGAGCACGCTCGGCGCCGGCTCGCGCTTCATTCTCGAGCTGCCCGTCGGACGCGTGGCGGACGCGGCGCCCGCCGCTCCCGTTGCGGCCGTGACTGCGGCCGCCGGCGTGTTGCGCATCCTCGTCGTCGAGGACAACGAGAACAACCGCCGGCTCATGCGCCTCGGCCTCGAAGCCTCCGGCTACGCCCCGGTCTTCGCGCACGACGGCCGCGCCGCCCTCGCCGCCCTCGCCCGGCCCGACGACTTCGACGTCGTCTTCATGGACCTGCAAATGCCCGAGGTCGACGGCTTCGGCGTCGTGGCGGAATTGCGCCAGACCGTGCCGCTCCTTCGCCCGCCCTACGTGATCGCGCTCACCGCCAGCGTGCGTCCCGAGGATCGCGACCGCGTGCTCGCCGCCGGCATGCACGAATTCATCGCGAAGCCCGCGCCCATTTCGGAAATCCGCGCCGCCCTCGTCCGCGCCCGCGACTGGCTCGCCGCGCGCGCCGGGTAG
- a CDS encoding response regulator transcription factor, whose product MSNVRRALLIDDEPLARLELRRLLAAHPFVEAVGEAGTMNDARALLGRADYDLVFLDIQLRGGSGFDLLDSVKPGAQIVFVTAYDRFALRAFEVNALDYLLKPVTTARLKATLQRLGEARTLAVAPAPTAVAAPASAGQRLTMEDRVFVKTDGTTRFVPVTSICAVRSAENYTELVLEGGQTLLVLRTLKSWEETLPEAQFVRIHRQVLVNLARVKKIERCGDDEVVFHLDVPVSPLTASRRALAELRSKFAAAGLEGLLP is encoded by the coding sequence ATGAGCAACGTGCGACGCGCTTTGTTGATCGATGATGAGCCGCTGGCCCGGCTGGAGCTGCGGCGCCTGCTCGCGGCGCATCCGTTCGTCGAGGCGGTCGGCGAGGCGGGCACGATGAACGACGCGCGCGCGCTGCTCGGGCGCGCCGACTACGACCTGGTGTTTCTCGACATCCAGCTGCGCGGCGGCAGCGGCTTCGACCTGCTCGATAGCGTGAAGCCCGGCGCGCAGATCGTGTTCGTGACGGCCTACGATCGGTTCGCGTTGCGGGCGTTCGAGGTGAACGCGCTGGATTATCTGCTGAAGCCGGTGACGACTGCGCGGCTGAAGGCGACGCTGCAGCGGCTCGGCGAGGCGCGCACACTCGCGGTCGCGCCCGCGCCGACGGCGGTGGCCGCGCCGGCCTCGGCCGGCCAGCGACTCACGATGGAAGATCGGGTTTTTGTGAAGACGGACGGCACGACGCGGTTCGTGCCGGTGACGTCGATCTGCGCCGTGCGTTCGGCGGAGAACTACACGGAGCTGGTGCTCGAAGGTGGGCAGACGCTGCTCGTGCTGCGGACGCTCAAATCGTGGGAGGAGACGTTGCCCGAAGCGCAGTTCGTGCGCATCCACCGGCAGGTGCTGGTGAATCTCGCGCGGGTGAAGAAGATCGAGCGCTGCGGCGACGATGAAGTGGTTTTTCACCTCGATGTGCCGGTGTCGCCGCTCACGGCCAGTCGGCGCGCGCTCGCGGAGTTGCGGAGCAAGTTCGCGGCGGCGGGGCTGGAAGGGTTGTTGCCGTGA
- a CDS encoding FIST C-terminal domain-containing protein — translation MKVEQLLFTPAQEWCPHHGSLAGVAPQFVLVFGERALLTAPNLAGLRARFPSARLVCCSTAGEIVGTEVHVGSLTATAVAFERSEVRCLSTTIAQPSDSRACGAHLGRELARPDLAHVFVLCDGAITNGSEFVAGLVAHLPAAVKVTGGLAGDGDRFEKTLVGLDELPTDGRIVALGFYGTQLRVHYGCEGGWSSFGPERIVTRSVGNQLFELDGRSALDLYKSYLGDQARGLPGTAFRFPLSVHPIGAAAPVVRTILSIDDAAPSMTFAGDIPMGARVRFMRASYEDIIDGAARAATAARGDEPELVLCVSCIGRRIVLGQRTEEETELVRDAVGTRSVITGFYSYGELAPQGDGACQLHNQTMTITSLSEA, via the coding sequence ATGAAAGTCGAACAGCTGCTTTTTACCCCCGCCCAGGAATGGTGCCCGCACCACGGCTCGCTCGCCGGCGTCGCGCCGCAATTCGTGCTCGTCTTCGGCGAACGCGCCCTGCTCACCGCGCCGAACCTCGCCGGGCTGCGCGCGCGCTTCCCGTCCGCGCGCCTCGTTTGCTGCTCCACCGCCGGCGAAATCGTCGGCACGGAAGTGCATGTCGGCTCGCTCACCGCCACCGCCGTCGCCTTCGAGCGCAGCGAGGTGCGCTGCCTCTCCACCACCATCGCGCAACCCTCCGACAGTCGCGCGTGCGGCGCCCACCTCGGCCGCGAACTCGCGCGGCCGGACCTCGCGCATGTCTTCGTGCTCTGCGACGGCGCGATCACCAACGGCAGCGAATTCGTCGCCGGCCTCGTCGCGCACCTGCCCGCCGCCGTCAAAGTCACCGGCGGCCTCGCCGGCGACGGCGATCGTTTCGAAAAAACATTGGTCGGTCTCGACGAACTCCCGACCGATGGCCGCATCGTCGCACTCGGTTTCTACGGCACCCAGCTGCGCGTGCACTACGGCTGCGAGGGCGGCTGGTCGTCCTTCGGTCCCGAGCGCATCGTGACGCGCTCCGTCGGCAACCAACTCTTCGAACTCGACGGCCGTTCCGCGCTCGACCTCTACAAGAGTTACCTCGGCGACCAGGCACGCGGTTTGCCGGGCACCGCGTTCCGCTTCCCGCTCAGCGTCCACCCGATCGGCGCCGCCGCGCCGGTCGTGCGCACCATTCTCTCGATCGACGACGCCGCGCCGAGCATGACGTTCGCCGGCGACATCCCGATGGGCGCGCGCGTGCGCTTCATGCGCGCTTCCTACGAGGACATCATCGACGGCGCCGCCCGCGCCGCCACCGCCGCCCGCGGCGACGAACCGGAACTCGTGCTCTGCGTCAGCTGCATCGGCCGCCGCATCGTGCTCGGCCAGCGCACCGAGGAGGAAACCGAACTCGTCCGCGACGCCGTCGGCACCCGCTCCGTCATCACCGGTTTCTACTCCTACGGCGAACTCGCGCCGCAGGGCGACGGCGCCTGCCAGCTGCACAACCAGACGATGACGATCACGTCGCTGTCCGAAGCATGA